In a single window of the Diospyros lotus cultivar Yz01 chromosome 10, ASM1463336v1, whole genome shotgun sequence genome:
- the LOC127812125 gene encoding trifunctional UDP-glucose 4,6-dehydratase/UDP-4-keto-6-deoxy-D-glucose 3,5-epimerase/UDP-4-keto-L-rhamnose-reductase RHM1, which produces MAKHTPKNILITGAAGFIASHVANRLIRNYPEYKIVVLDKLDYCSNLKNLNPSRSSPNFKFVKGDIASADLVNYLLITESIDTIMHFAAQTHVDNSFGNSFEFTKNNIYGTHVLLEACKVTGQIKRFIHVSTDEVYGETEEDAVVGNHEASQLLPTNPYSATKAGAEMLVMAYGRSYGLPVITTRGNNVYGPNQFPEKLIPKLILLAMQGKQLPIHGDGCNVRSYLYCEDVAEAFEVILHKGEVGHVYNIGTNKERRVIDVARDICKLFSVDPEISIKFVDNRPFNDQRYFLDDQKLKSLGWSERTVWEEGLKKTMDWYTSNPDWWGDVSGALVPHPRMLMMPGGIERSFDGAEKCNDGSSQFSNAPNQNQMVVSVPKCSGSPLKPSLKFLIYGRTGWIGGLLGKLCEKQGISYEYGRGRLEDRSQLLTDIQNVKPTHVFNAAGVTGRPNVDWCESHKTETIRTNVAGTLNLADVCREHGLLMMNFATGCIFEYDAGHPEGSGIGFKEEDKPNFTGSFYSKTKAMVEELLKEYDNVCTLRVRMPISSDLNNPRNFITKISRYNKVVNIPNSMTILDELLPISIEMAKRNLKGIWNFTNPGVVSHNEILEMYKKYIDPQFKWANFTLEEQAKVIVAPRSNNEMDASKLKSEFPDLLPIKESLIKYVFEPNRKTVAG; this is translated from the exons ATGGCTAAGCATACCCCCAAGAACATCCTCATTACTGGAGCTGCTGGGTTTATTGCATCTCATGTTGCTAACAGGCTTATTCGGAATTATCCTGAATACAAGATTGTTGTGCTCGACAAACTTGATTACTGTTCAAatcttaaaaatctaaatcctTCTCGATCATCCCCCAACTTCAAGTTTGTTAAGGGGGACATTGCTAGTGCCGATCTTGTCAATTACCTCCTCATTACAGAATCCATTGACACGATAATGCATTTTGCAGCCCAGACCCATGTTGACAATTCCTTTGGTAACAGCTTTGAGTTCACCAAAAACAACATTTATGGTACTCATGTTCTTCTAGAGGCATGCAAAGTCACCGGACAGATCAAAAGGTTTATCCATGTCAGCACGGATGAGGTCTATGGGGAGACAGAAGAGGATGCTGTGGTTGGAAACCATGAAGCTTCTCAACTCCTTCCTACAAACCCTTACTCTGCTACCAAAGCTGGGGCAGAAATGCTTGTCATGGCTTATGGTAGATCATATGGGCTTCCGGTGATAACCACTCGAGGAAACAATGTATATGGCCCCAATCAATTCCCAGAAAAACTAATACCAAAGCTCATTCTCTTGGCCATGCAAGGGAAACAGCTTCCAATTCATGGCGATGGTTGTAACGTGAGGAGCTATCTTTACTGTGAGGATGTTGCCGAGGCTTTTGAAGTCATTCTACACAAGGGAGAAGTTGGTCATGTCTACAATATTGGGACAAATAAGGAAAGGAGGGTAATTGACGTTGCTCGGGATATATGCAAACTCTTTTCTGTGGACCCagaaataagcattaagttcgtGGACAACAGGCCATTTAACGATCAGAGGTACTTTCTTGATGATCAGAAGTTGAAGTCCTTGGGGTGGTCAGAGCGAACTGTATGGGAAGAGGGGTTGAAGAAGACCATGGATTGGTATACCAGTAACCCTGATTGGTGGGGAGATGTCTCTGGAGCATTAGTCCCTCATCCTAGAATGCTTATGATGCCAGGTGGAATTGAGAGAAGTTTTGATGGGGCTGAGAAATGCAATGATGGATCTTCTCAATTTTCAAATGCCCCTAACCAGAATCAAATGGTAGTATCAGTTCCCAAATGCAGTGGATCTCCTCTGAAACCGTCTTTGAAGTTCTTGATATATGGTAGGACGGGGTGGATTGGTGGTCTACTCGGGAAGTTGTGTGAGAAACAaggaatatcttatgagtacggAAGAGGGCGTCTGGAGGATCGCTCGCAGCTATTGACCGATATTCAGAATGTCAAACCCACCCATGTTTTCAATGCTGCCGGTGTGACTGGCAGACCCAATGTCGATTGGTGTGAAAGTCATAAAACTGAAACTATTCGCACTAATGTTGCTGGTACACTCAACCTAGCAGATGTTTGCAGAGAGCATGGACTTCTCATGATGAATTTTGCAACTGGCTGTATATTTGAATATGATGCTGGTCATCCTGAAGGCTCTGGCATAGGATTTAAGGAGGAAGATAAACCCAATTTTACTGGTTCTTTCTACTCAAAGACCAAGGCCATG GTTGAGGAGCTCCTGAAAGAATATGACAATGTCTGCACCCTCAGAGTCAGAATGCCCATATCTTCGGACCTCAATAATCCCCGCAACTTCATCACTAAAATTTCCCGTTACAACAAAGTGGTCAACATCCCGAATAGCATGACCATCTTGGATGAGCTCCTGCCAATTTCAATTGAGATGGCTAAGCGGAATCTCAAGGGCATATGGAACTTCACAAACCCTGGTGTTGTGAGTCACAACGAGATTCTGGAGATGTACAAGAAATATATTGATCCCCAGTTCAAGTGGGCCAATTTCACTCTGGAAGAGCAAGCCAAGGTGATAGTTGCCCCCAGAAGCAACAATGAGATGGACGCATCCAAGTTGAAGAGTGAATTCCCTGATTTGCTACCCATCAAAGAGTCATTGATCAAATATGTGTTCGAACCAAACAGGAAAACTGTTGCAGGGTAA